AGGGCATCGCCAGCGAGCACGCCGAGGAGCGCGTCACGCAGCGAGGTCGGGGCGGCCGGATCGCCGCCGTGCACGAAGGGCGGCATGGGCGGACGAACGGCAGCTATCGGAGGGGTCCCAACGTGTCAAGGCGCGCGGGGCTCCGGCGACCGCGGGCGACGCTCAGCCGTTCGAGACCAGGCGCGCGGGCGCCTCGGCGCGTGCGACGACGGGCAGCGTGACCGCGCAGGTCGTGCCGTCGCCCGCGCTCGTGATCGCGAGCCGGGCGCCGAGGGCGCGCACCAGACGGCCGACGAGCCGCAGGCCGAAGCCGAGAAGCCGCGGCGGATCCGCCCCCGGACGGCCCGCGACCACGTCGTGCGTCTCCTCGACCAGCGCGGCGTCGATGCCGGGACCGGCGTCGCGCACCTCGAGGACGACCTGATCGGCGAGCGTGCGCGCGGCGAGCAGCACGCGGCCCTGCGCCGAGTGGCGCACGGCGTTGTCCGCGAGCGCGCGCAGCAGACGCGCGAGCTTGTCCTCGTCGCTCTGCACGACGAGGTCGGACGGCACGTCGACGGTGAGCGTGATGCCCTTCGCGCCGGCGGCGGCGGCGATCTCGCCCTGGATGCGCACCAGCACGTTGGCGACGTGGACCGGGCCGGGCGTGATCGGCACCAGCCCGCGGTCGAGCTCGACCATGTAGAAGAGCGTCTCGACGTAGGAGAGGAGGGCGGTCGAGTTGGCCTGGATGCGGTCGAGCGCCAGCCGCTGCTCCTGCGAGAGCGTCCCGTCCTGCTCGTCGCCGAGCATGGTCGAGTAGCCCATGATGACGTTCAGCGGGGTGCGGAACTCGTGCGAGAGCGTCGCCAGGATCTGCTCGGGGGCGGCGCGCAGCCGGCGCAGCGCCGTGCGCTTCGCCAGGGCGGCCTGCACGACGAGCCGCACGTGGTCGCAGTCGAACGGCTTGGCCAGGTAGTCGAAGGCATGGTGGCGGAGGCCGGCGACGGCCGTGTCGAGCGAGCCGTAGCCGGTGATGATGAGGACCTCGATCTCGGGATCGATGGCCTTGATGCGCTCGAGGACGGCGATCCCACCCAGGCCGGGCATGCGCAGGTCGAGCGTGACCAGGTCGATCGGCTCGCGCTGGCAGAGCGCGAGGGCGTCCTCGCCGGTGCAGGCGGTGACGACCTCGTACTCCCGATCCAGGATGGCCCGCAGGGATTCGCGGACTCCCAGCTCGTCGTCGACGATCAGGACGCGCGGTCGCGTGCTCATGGCGGTATCCCACGGAGCGAAAAACATGCCACCGCCGGGGCAGATCCGACCCTCGTACTCTCGGGCCGAGCGCCGGGGCGTTTCGGCCCGGGACCGTCCAGGAATGTGCGACCGTGGGCCGCAATGGCACAGCACGGGGCACACCCCGAGACGGGACGGCCGACCCGCCAGCCATCTATTTGTCCGGCGCGTCGATCCCGAGCTTGTCCATACGGTACTTGAGGATCCGTCGGGTGGTCCCCAACATGTCGGCTGCACGGGTCTGATTGAAATCCGTCTGGTGCAGGGCCTCGACGATGATGTCGCGCTCGAACTCGTCGACTGCGCTGCCGATGGACTTCCGACCCGCAAGCACCTGCTCCTTGATGCTGGTGGGCGTGGCTTCGCTGCGCCGCACCTGCTCCGGCAGGTCGTCGACGCCGATCAGCGGGCCCTCGGACAGCACCAGGACCCGCTCGATGAGGTTCTCCAGCTCGCGCACGTTGCCCGGCCAGTGGTAGCGGAGCAGCGCGTCGACCGCCTCGGGCTTGAACGTCTTCTCGGCGACGCCCATGGCGCGCGCCTTGGCCTCGGCGAAGTGGCGGATCAGCAGCACGAGGTCGTCGCGCCGGTCGCGCAGCGGCGGCAGGCTGACGGTCACGACGTTCAGACGGTAGTAGAGGTCGGGCCGGAAGAGGCCCTCCTTCATCGCCGCGGCGAGGTCGCGGTTGGTCGCCGCGATGATGCGGACGTCGACCTGGATCGGCGTGGTGCCGCCGACGCGCATGAAGATGCCGTGCTCGAGCACGCGCAGGAGCTTCGCCTGGAGCGCCATCGGCATCTCGCCGATCTCGTCGAGGAACAACGTCCCCTGGTCGGCCAGCTCGAACTGGCCTTCCTTCTTCTGGTGCGCGTCGGTGAACGCGCCCCGCTCGTGGCCGAAGAGCTCGCTCTCGAGGAGGTTCTCGGGAATGGCGGCGCAGTTCAGCACCACGTGCGGCTTGCGCGCGCGCGGGCTACCGTGGTGGATCGCCTTCGCGATGAGCTCCTTGCCCGTCCCACTCTCGCCGGTGATGAGCACCGTGCTCTTGAGCGGCGCCACCGTGAGGACGGTGCGGAACACGTCCTGCATGCGCGGCGAGCGGCCGATGATGTTGTCGACCTGGTAGCGGCGGCCGACCTCGGTGCGCAGCTCCTCGACCTCGCGGATCAGCGAGGCGTTCTGGGTCGCGCGGTCGATGATGACCCGCAGCTCCTCGACGTCGAACGGCTTCGTCAGATAGTCGAACGCGCCGAGCTTCATGGCGCCGACCGCCGTCTTCACCGTCTTCGTCGCCGTCAGCATGATGACCGGCAGGTTCGGCCAGCGGCTGCGGACGTCCTCGAGCAGCTCGAGCCCGTCGACGCGCGGCATGACGATGTCGAGCAGCATGACGTCGACGGGGCCGGACGACAGGATCTCCATCGCCTGCTCGGCGCCGTCGGCCGTCAGCGGCTCGTAGGTGTCCTTCAGAACCATGCGCAGCGACTCCCGCACCCCGGGCTCGTCGTCCACGATCAGCACGCGCTTCCGTGTTTCCATCTCCCCCTCGTCCTCCTCCGTCAGGAATCCGGCGCCGCCGGCGGCAGGCGCAGCTCGAGCAACGTGCCGCCCTCGGGCTGCGCGCGTACGCCGA
The genomic region above belongs to bacterium and contains:
- a CDS encoding sigma-54-dependent Fis family transcriptional regulator — encoded protein: METRKRVLIVDDEPGVRESLRMVLKDTYEPLTADGAEQAMEILSSGPVDVMLLDIVMPRVDGLELLEDVRSRWPNLPVIMLTATKTVKTAVGAMKLGAFDYLTKPFDVEELRVIIDRATQNASLIREVEELRTEVGRRYQVDNIIGRSPRMQDVFRTVLTVAPLKSTVLITGESGTGKELIAKAIHHGSPRARKPHVVLNCAAIPENLLESELFGHERGAFTDAHQKKEGQFELADQGTLFLDEIGEMPMALQAKLLRVLEHGIFMRVGGTTPIQVDVRIIAATNRDLAAAMKEGLFRPDLYYRLNVVTVSLPPLRDRRDDLVLLIRHFAEAKARAMGVAEKTFKPEAVDALLRYHWPGNVRELENLIERVLVLSEGPLIGVDDLPEQVRRSEATPTSIKEQVLAGRKSIGSAVDEFERDIIVEALHQTDFNQTRAADMLGTTRRILKYRMDKLGIDAPDK
- a CDS encoding hybrid sensor histidine kinase/response regulator; translated protein: MSTRPRVLIVDDELGVRESLRAILDREYEVVTACTGEDALALCQREPIDLVTLDLRMPGLGGIAVLERIKAIDPEIEVLIITGYGSLDTAVAGLRHHAFDYLAKPFDCDHVRLVVQAALAKRTALRRLRAAPEQILATLSHEFRTPLNVIMGYSTMLGDEQDGTLSQEQRLALDRIQANSTALLSYVETLFYMVELDRGLVPITPGPVHVANVLVRIQGEIAAAAGAKGITLTVDVPSDLVVQSDEDKLARLLRALADNAVRHSAQGRVLLAARTLADQVVLEVRDAGPGIDAALVEETHDVVAGRPGADPPRLLGFGLRLVGRLVRALGARLAITSAGDGTTCAVTLPVVARAEAPARLVSNG